Proteins encoded in a region of the Canis lupus dingo isolate Sandy chromosome 17, ASM325472v2, whole genome shotgun sequence genome:
- the LOC112664132 gene encoding 60S ribosomal protein L17-like has translation MHIRKATKYLKDVTLQKQCMPFCRYNGGVGRCAQAKQWGWTQGRWPKKSAEFLLHMLKNAESNAELKGLDVDSLVIEHIQVNKAPKMRCRTYRAHGQINPYMSSPCHIEMILTEKEPIVPKPEEEVAQKKKISQRKLKKQKLMARE, from the coding sequence ATGCATATTCgaaaagccaccaagtatctgaaagatgtcactttgcagaagcagtgTATGCCATTCTGTCGCTACAATGGTGGAGTTGGTAGGTGTGCGcaggccaaacagtggggctggacacagggtcggtggcccaagaagagtgctgaatttttactgcacatgcttaaaaatgcagagagtaatgctgaacttaagggtttagatgtagattctctagtcattgagcacatccaggtgaaTAAAGCCCCCAAGATGCGATGTAGAACCTACAGGGCTCATGGCCAGATTAATCCATACAtgagctctccctgccacattgagatgattcttactgaaaaagagccgattgttcctaaaccagaagaggaggttgcacagaagaaaaagatatcccagaggaaactgaagaaacaaaaacttatggcccgggagtaa